The following coding sequences lie in one Thermodesulforhabdaceae bacterium genomic window:
- the secE gene encoding preprotein translocase subunit SecE yields MGTKRPSKQSENILTRIGNWVNSLRSYLREVVYELKKVVWPSRKQTIGTTAIVVIVVMIFGIYLGIVDAIFSHVMRWFLG; encoded by the coding sequence ATGGGGACGAAAAGACCTTCAAAGCAAAGTGAAAACATATTAACCAGAATCGGAAACTGGGTAAACTCACTCCGAAGCTACCTTAGGGAGGTAGTTTACGAACTTAAAAAGGTGGTATGGCCATCTCGGAAACAAACGATAGGGACGACAGCCATTGTTGTTATCGTAGTTATGATTTTCGGAATATACCTGGGTATAGTGGATGCTATATTTAGCCATGTCATGCGATGGTTTCTAGGGTAA
- the nusG gene encoding transcription termination/antitermination protein NusG codes for MAGGELEKKWYIVHTYSGFEHKVSVAIKERAKTAGLDQLFGEILVPTEKVIEIVKGKRKSSSRKFYPGYIIVQMVLNDETWHLVRTTPKVTGLIGSKEKPVPIPEEEVERIKKQMAEGAQKPRPKQSFEKGDQVRVEEGPFANFHGIVDEVLTEKGKVRVLVSIFGRPTPVELSFEQVTRL; via the coding sequence GTGGCCGGTGGAGAATTAGAAAAAAAATGGTATATCGTGCACACTTACTCTGGCTTTGAACACAAGGTGAGTGTGGCCATAAAGGAGCGGGCAAAAACTGCCGGTCTCGATCAACTTTTCGGAGAAATTCTCGTCCCTACGGAAAAAGTTATTGAGATTGTAAAAGGGAAAAGAAAATCTTCATCCAGGAAATTTTATCCTGGTTACATTATTGTTCAGATGGTTCTTAATGATGAGACGTGGCATCTTGTCAGAACAACCCCAAAAGTAACCGGACTTATTGGAAGCAAAGAAAAACCTGTTCCGATTCCGGAAGAAGAAGTAGAGCGCATCAAAAAGCAGATGGCCGAAGGGGCTCAGAAGCCACGTCCAAAACAGAGTTTTGAAAAGGGAGATCAGGTTCGAGTTGAGGAAGGTCCTTTTGCTAACTTCCATGGAATAGTGGATGAGGTGCTTACGGAAAAAGGTAAAGTGCGAGTGCTTGTGAGCATTTTCGGACGACCTACACCTGTAGAACTTTCCTTTGAGCAAGTAACTCGCCTATAG
- the rplJ gene encoding 50S ribosomal protein L10, with the protein MTLKRSEKGKILEELHEKLSKASATVLTDFKGLTVAEMMTLRDALAAEKIEYKVVKNTLMRMACRGTEASVLEPLIQGTCAIAIGYDDPTVPARILKKITKTHDKLKIKGGALGGKILTAEEVMALADLPSKQELRAQLLGVLAAVPTALVTALSGIPRNFVGVLAALKQKKEEQQGDA; encoded by the coding sequence TTGACTCTAAAGAGGAGCGAAAAAGGAAAAATACTGGAAGAGTTGCACGAGAAGCTGTCTAAAGCCAGTGCAACGGTGCTCACAGACTTCAAAGGGCTTACAGTAGCGGAAATGATGACGCTCCGAGATGCTCTCGCGGCAGAAAAGATCGAATACAAAGTGGTGAAAAACACTTTGATGCGAATGGCGTGCCGTGGAACAGAAGCATCGGTGCTGGAACCCCTCATTCAGGGCACTTGTGCTATAGCCATTGGATACGATGACCCGACTGTTCCTGCTAGAATTCTCAAAAAAATAACCAAGACCCATGATAAGCTCAAAATCAAAGGGGGAGCCCTGGGAGGAAAAATTCTTACTGCTGAAGAGGTTATGGCTTTAGCCGACCTCCCATCAAAGCAGGAATTGCGGGCTCAACTGCTGGGTGTCCTGGCAGCAGTCCCAACGGCTTTAGTAACAGCTCTGAGTGGTATTCCAAGAAACTTTGTTGGAGTGCTTGCAGCTCTAAAACAAAAGAAAGAAGAACAACAAGGCGACGCATAA
- the tuf gene encoding elongation factor Tu, with translation MGKKKFERKKPHVNVGTIGHIDHGKTTLTAAITKQLSFKGSAEFVPFDQIDKAPEERERGITIATAHVEYETDKRHYAHVDCPGHADYIKNMITGAAQMDGAILVVAADDGPMPQTREHILLARQVGVPYIVVFLNKVDMVDDPELIELVELEVRELLTNYGFPGDEVPVVKGSALKALESNDPNSPEAKCIFELMEAIDNYIPEPIRDVDKPFLMPIEDVFSISGRGTVVTGRVERGIIKVGDEVEIVGFGPTQKTVCTSIEMFRKILDEGRAGDNIGILLRGIKKEEVERGMVVAKPGSITPHTKFKAEVYVLKKEEGGRHTPFFSGYRPQFYFRTTDVTGTIKLPDGVEMIMPGDNTNIEVELITPVALEKELRFAIREGGRTVGAGVITEILQ, from the coding sequence ATGGGAAAGAAGAAATTTGAGCGTAAGAAGCCGCATGTAAATGTGGGAACGATAGGACACATTGACCATGGGAAGACGACGTTGACGGCGGCGATTACAAAGCAATTGTCGTTTAAGGGGTCTGCGGAGTTTGTTCCCTTTGATCAGATTGACAAAGCGCCGGAAGAGAGAGAACGAGGCATTACGATAGCGACAGCACATGTGGAGTATGAGACCGACAAGAGACATTATGCCCATGTGGACTGCCCAGGTCACGCTGACTACATCAAGAACATGATTACCGGTGCGGCGCAGATGGATGGAGCGATTCTGGTGGTGGCAGCAGACGATGGACCGATGCCACAGACTAGAGAACACATTCTTCTTGCAAGGCAGGTAGGAGTTCCCTACATTGTGGTGTTTCTTAACAAGGTCGATATGGTTGATGATCCAGAGCTTATAGAACTTGTAGAACTTGAAGTAAGAGAACTTCTTACAAATTACGGATTTCCCGGGGATGAAGTGCCTGTAGTTAAGGGATCTGCTCTGAAGGCTCTGGAATCTAACGATCCCAACAGCCCTGAAGCAAAATGCATCTTTGAACTTATGGAGGCTATAGATAACTATATCCCCGAGCCTATAAGAGATGTAGACAAGCCATTTCTCATGCCTATAGAAGACGTCTTCTCCATAAGTGGACGAGGAACAGTAGTAACGGGTAGAGTAGAACGAGGTATAATAAAAGTTGGAGACGAAGTTGAGATAGTAGGTTTTGGACCTACTCAGAAGACGGTTTGCACAAGTATTGAAATGTTCAGAAAGATTCTGGATGAAGGACGAGCAGGAGACAATATAGGAATACTCCTTAGAGGTATTAAGAAGGAAGAAGTAGAAAGAGGAATGGTTGTAGCAAAGCCGGGAAGCATAACACCTCACACCAAGTTCAAGGCAGAAGTTTACGTGCTAAAGAAAGAAGAAGGTGGAAGACATACGCCTTTCTTCTCGGGCTACAGACCTCAATTCTACTTCAGAACAACAGACGTTACCGGAACGATCAAACTCCCCGATGGAGTAGAAATGATAATGCCCGGGGATAACACAAACATTGAAGTGGAACTCATTACCCCGGTCGCTCTCGAAAAGGAACTCCGCTTCGCAATCCGTGAAGGAGGCCGCACCGTCGGCGCAGGAGTTATTACGGAAATTTTACAGTAA
- the rplL gene encoding 50S ribosomal protein L7/L12, with amino-acid sequence MAEITKEDVIQFIENMTVLELSQLIKELEERFGVTAAAPVAMAAMPMAGAAAPGAAAPAEEEKTEFTVVLTSVGANKIQVIKEIRAITNLGLKEAKDLVENVPSTVKEGIPKQEAEDIAKKLKDAGATVEIK; translated from the coding sequence ATGGCAGAAATTACCAAAGAAGATGTTATTCAGTTTATCGAAAATATGACAGTTCTGGAACTCAGCCAGCTTATTAAAGAACTCGAAGAACGTTTCGGAGTAACAGCGGCTGCACCAGTTGCTATGGCTGCTATGCCAATGGCAGGCGCTGCCGCACCAGGTGCTGCTGCACCGGCTGAAGAAGAAAAGACAGAATTTACCGTCGTTCTTACATCTGTCGGAGCTAATAAAATCCAGGTAATTAAAGAAATCCGTGCCATCACTAACCTCGGACTGAAAGAAGCAAAGGATCTAGTGGAAAATGTGCCCTCTACCGTTAAAGAGGGTATCCCGAAGCAGGAAGCCGAGGACATCGCAAAGAAGTTGAAAGACGCTGGAGCTACCGTCGAAATTAAGTAG
- a CDS encoding TIGR00153 family protein encodes MRTAFLKLFRQSPFPGLLKHADIIREVAPVYKNAFMCFLEGDFKEFENLHNKVIILENQGDVIKRNIRGHLPRGVLLPMDKFQLFAYLREQDKVLDSVQNVLHWLSYKQSCVPIELVDDFLLLIDRSIYSLKAIYPMVSASESYFSNFSEETRDTVKAAIRQIREYEFQSDQVERKLLADLFEYPFERDIMAFHLIRLVELVGDISNHAENAADMMRAMIAR; translated from the coding sequence ATGAGGACGGCTTTTTTAAAACTCTTTCGACAATCACCTTTTCCGGGGCTCTTAAAGCATGCAGATATCATTAGGGAAGTCGCACCTGTTTATAAAAATGCCTTTATGTGCTTCCTGGAGGGAGACTTCAAAGAGTTTGAAAATCTTCATAATAAGGTTATCATATTAGAAAATCAGGGTGATGTAATCAAGCGTAATATAAGGGGGCATCTTCCCAGAGGCGTATTACTCCCTATGGATAAGTTTCAGCTTTTTGCCTATCTTAGAGAACAAGACAAGGTGTTGGATTCTGTGCAGAATGTGCTTCACTGGCTGTCCTACAAACAGAGTTGCGTTCCAATTGAACTGGTTGACGACTTTTTGCTGCTCATAGATCGTTCTATTTACTCCCTTAAGGCTATCTATCCTATGGTTTCGGCTTCAGAAAGCTACTTCTCCAATTTTTCTGAAGAAACGAGAGATACAGTAAAAGCCGCCATACGGCAAATAAGGGAATACGAATTTCAGTCGGATCAGGTAGAAAGAAAACTTCTTGCAGACCTTTTTGAATATCCATTTGAAAGGGACATCATGGCTTTTCATCTGATCCGACTTGTTGAACTCGTTGGTGATATTTCCAATCATGCGGAAAATGCTGCCGATATGATGCGGGCAATGATAGCAAGGTAG
- a CDS encoding peptidoglycan DD-metalloendopeptidase family protein, with product MKDIHPLRGLSWVVLSIILSSITAEGIINKNTDDLNSYTTTTLFAAQDTFTNYQAQACSQEIPPFPLKLAGLSKEKQVYRENTSSPNKPFKIIIGSISDNLYSSAVKAGLHPSLILDLADIFSSYIDFATDIRKGDTFSVVLGTTPHPTKAGSKQWMILAAKVTVQGETYEAFFFQPSGQKGAYYDGEGKSLARAFLKAPLQYRRISSMFTKSRFHPILRIYRPHFGIDYAAPTGTPVSAIGAGKIVFMGRKGGFGNLVEIKHNGVYSSSYGHLSRFAKGLRVGKYVERGEVIGYVGSTGLSTGPHLDFRFYANGRPVNFMAISDSIPMESIPKALAGKFKATAENYRTLITQEEARKVVMKSQ from the coding sequence ATGAAAGATATTCATCCCCTCAGGGGGTTATCATGGGTTGTTTTGTCGATCATATTAAGTTCCATTACCGCAGAAGGTATTATAAATAAAAATACGGACGACTTGAATAGTTACACTACAACAACTTTATTTGCAGCCCAGGATACTTTCACAAACTATCAGGCACAGGCGTGTTCGCAGGAAATACCTCCGTTTCCATTAAAACTTGCAGGTCTCTCTAAAGAAAAGCAGGTTTATCGAGAGAACACTTCTTCACCAAATAAGCCGTTCAAGATAATCATCGGATCCATAAGCGACAATCTTTATAGTTCGGCTGTGAAAGCCGGGCTTCATCCTTCGCTTATACTGGATCTTGCAGATATTTTTTCTTCTTACATAGACTTTGCAACTGATATTCGTAAAGGCGATACTTTTTCCGTTGTTTTGGGAACAACACCACATCCAACAAAGGCAGGGTCAAAACAGTGGATGATACTTGCAGCAAAAGTAACTGTTCAGGGGGAAACCTATGAAGCCTTTTTCTTTCAACCTTCTGGTCAGAAAGGGGCATATTATGATGGGGAAGGAAAATCCCTTGCTAGAGCCTTTCTGAAAGCTCCTTTACAATATAGAAGAATTTCATCCATGTTCACAAAAAGTCGATTCCATCCCATTCTGAGAATTTACAGACCTCATTTTGGTATTGATTATGCCGCACCTACTGGAACACCTGTAAGCGCTATTGGAGCAGGCAAAATAGTTTTTATGGGTAGGAAAGGAGGATTTGGAAATCTGGTGGAAATAAAACATAACGGCGTATATTCTAGCTCTTACGGACATCTTTCCAGGTTTGCTAAAGGACTAAGAGTAGGTAAATATGTAGAACGAGGCGAAGTGATAGGCTATGTTGGTTCGACCGGTCTTTCCACAGGACCTCACCTGGATTTTAGATTCTATGCCAATGGACGACCTGTAAACTTCATGGCAATATCCGATTCCATTCCTATGGAATCTATTCCTAAAGCTCTAGCTGGAAAATTCAAAGCCACCGCCGAAAACTATCGAACTCTTATAACTCAGGAAGAAGCCAGGAAAGTTGTGATGAAAAGCCAATAA
- the rplK gene encoding 50S ribosomal protein L11, whose translation MAKKVIANIKLQVPAGQANPSPPIGPALGQHGVNIMEFCKAFNAKTQGQEGMIIPVVITVYSDKSFTFITKTPPASVLLKKAAQIAKGSQEPGRAKVGTVTRSQIEEIAKLKLPDLNARDLEKAIKTIEGTAKSMGLEIVD comes from the coding sequence ATGGCAAAAAAAGTAATAGCCAACATTAAACTTCAGGTTCCGGCGGGGCAAGCAAATCCTTCGCCACCCATTGGTCCTGCTTTGGGACAGCACGGCGTAAACATTATGGAGTTTTGCAAAGCGTTCAACGCAAAAACCCAGGGACAGGAAGGAATGATCATCCCTGTGGTGATTACCGTTTACTCAGATAAATCTTTTACCTTTATTACCAAAACCCCACCTGCTTCAGTGCTTCTAAAAAAGGCTGCTCAGATAGCAAAGGGATCTCAAGAACCTGGGCGGGCAAAGGTTGGAACGGTTACGAGATCCCAAATTGAAGAAATTGCAAAGCTAAAACTTCCTGATCTAAATGCTAGAGACCTTGAAAAGGCAATAAAGACTATCGAAGGAACGGCAAAAAGCATGGGGTTGGAAATCGTCGATTGA
- a CDS encoding TatD family hydrolase, which translates to MMLIDTHAHLDFPELSQDLEGVFRRALERSVVHIVTVGIDLKSSFFALKLAQSFPRVSATAGVHPHGAHELSAQEKDQLRDLLAKKEVVALGEIGLDYYRDRQPRAIQRRCFQEQLEIAVEVGKPVVFHVREAFDDFFSLVEPVAPKLAGGVVHCFSGDWEIAKRCLDLGFYISIPGVITYSNALILRDVVKRVPVNSILVETDAPFLAPVPYRGKPNEPSYVFYTAMEIANIKGMDLESLGDQTTQNAIRVFNISIQT; encoded by the coding sequence ATGATGCTTATTGATACTCATGCTCATCTTGATTTTCCTGAGTTATCTCAGGATCTGGAAGGAGTGTTCCGTAGAGCTCTAGAGCGGTCGGTTGTTCACATTGTAACCGTTGGGATTGACCTTAAAAGCAGTTTTTTCGCCTTGAAGCTTGCTCAGTCTTTTCCAAGAGTTTCTGCTACCGCAGGCGTTCATCCTCACGGAGCTCATGAGCTTTCAGCCCAGGAAAAGGATCAGCTTAGAGATCTTCTTGCCAAGAAAGAAGTGGTGGCTTTGGGAGAGATAGGACTGGATTACTATCGAGATCGTCAGCCAAGAGCGATTCAAAGGCGGTGCTTCCAGGAGCAGTTGGAAATTGCTGTCGAGGTTGGGAAGCCCGTGGTTTTTCATGTTAGGGAAGCTTTTGATGATTTCTTTTCTCTTGTTGAACCTGTGGCACCTAAACTTGCAGGAGGGGTTGTTCACTGTTTTTCAGGCGATTGGGAAATAGCTAAAAGGTGCCTTGATCTCGGTTTTTACATTTCTATTCCAGGCGTGATAACCTACTCTAATGCCTTGATTCTTCGGGATGTAGTAAAGAGGGTGCCTGTAAATAGCATACTTGTTGAAACCGATGCGCCTTTTCTTGCACCGGTTCCCTATCGAGGTAAGCCCAACGAACCATCCTATGTTTTTTATACAGCCATGGAGATAGCAAATATAAAAGGGATGGATTTGGAAAGTCTTGGTGACCAAACGACTCAAAATGCGATAAGGGTTTTTAATATTTCTATCCAGACTTAA
- the rplA gene encoding 50S ribosomal protein L1 codes for MAKRGKKYLNARTKVDPFKKYTFEEAVKLAIECSYVRFDETLDIAVRLGVDPRHADQMVRGTVVLPNGLGKEVRVLVFAKGEKVKEALDAGADYAGAEEYIEKIQKEGWLEFDKAVATPDMMGAVGKIGKILGPRGLMPNAKLGTVTLDVAKVVKEIKAGKLDFKVEKTGIVHAPMGKVSFGPEKLLENIAAFIDTLIRLKPATSKGTYIRGIAISTTMGPGIKIDPLSLKTMVA; via the coding sequence ATGGCAAAGCGAGGAAAGAAATACCTAAATGCGCGCACGAAGGTAGATCCCTTTAAGAAATACACCTTTGAAGAAGCGGTAAAGCTTGCGATTGAATGTTCATACGTGCGCTTTGACGAAACTTTGGATATAGCTGTAAGGCTTGGAGTCGATCCCCGTCATGCCGACCAGATGGTTCGTGGAACGGTAGTCCTTCCAAACGGACTTGGAAAGGAAGTTCGAGTGCTTGTATTTGCCAAAGGTGAAAAGGTTAAAGAAGCGCTCGATGCAGGGGCAGACTATGCTGGCGCAGAAGAATACATAGAAAAGATTCAAAAGGAAGGCTGGTTGGAATTCGACAAAGCCGTAGCCACTCCCGATATGATGGGTGCAGTGGGAAAGATTGGCAAAATTCTTGGCCCTAGAGGCTTGATGCCGAACGCCAAGCTCGGAACAGTCACTCTCGATGTAGCAAAGGTAGTTAAAGAAATCAAAGCAGGAAAGCTCGACTTCAAAGTAGAAAAAACAGGTATAGTTCATGCTCCTATGGGTAAGGTTTCCTTTGGTCCTGAAAAGTTGCTAGAAAATATCGCAGCCTTTATAGATACTCTCATCAGACTAAAGCCTGCCACATCGAAGGGGACTTACATACGAGGTATCGCCATATCAACAACTATGGGACCAGGCATCAAAATCGACCCACTCTCGCTAAAGACCATGGTAGCGTGA
- the rpmG gene encoding 50S ribosomal protein L33: protein MRVLITLACSECKRRNYTTTKNKKTTPDKLAFRKYCPSCRKHTEHKETK, encoded by the coding sequence ATGCGAGTTTTAATAACGTTAGCCTGTTCAGAATGCAAACGTAGGAATTATACAACTACGAAAAACAAAAAGACGACCCCAGACAAATTGGCTTTTAGAAAATACTGTCCGTCGTGCAGAAAGCACACGGAGCACAAAGAAACCAAGTAG
- a CDS encoding inorganic phosphate transporter: MELWVLILGFFAGAYMAWNIGANDVANGMASPVGAKAITLRQALIIGAILDFSGAVLLGAHVTSTITKGIIDLEAVSFAPQVLMLGFLAALLSASFWVFVSTWCQYPVSTTHSIVGALIGVGLMEGGLRAIHWGKLGFIVMSWIVSPVFAGVVAFLIFVSIRRLILRSYDVFDQTVKWSPLFGGITFFVVLVSIFLGTSFGARFKYVASVGVLVALIVAISVGFAIQIWAKRMLKAGTKTGNPAEDVFRKLQIFTACYVAFAHGANDVANAVGPLAAIYAIYKTGMITSKTVVPFWMLAIGGGFIALGVFMWGHKVIETVGHKITELNNTRGYAVDFGTATSVLVASKLGLPVSTTHAAVGAVVGVGLAGGMAAVDLGVVWRIISYWVATIPLSAIPAMIIFKLLKFIFL; the protein is encoded by the coding sequence ATGGAATTATGGGTTTTAATTCTGGGCTTTTTTGCTGGCGCCTATATGGCGTGGAACATCGGGGCAAATGATGTCGCAAACGGTATGGCATCTCCTGTTGGCGCTAAGGCAATCACTCTAAGGCAGGCTCTTATTATTGGTGCTATCCTTGACTTTTCAGGTGCGGTTCTTCTGGGTGCTCATGTTACTTCCACGATCACCAAAGGCATCATAGACTTGGAGGCTGTATCTTTTGCTCCTCAAGTTCTTATGCTTGGTTTTCTTGCGGCTTTACTTTCGGCAAGTTTTTGGGTCTTTGTTTCCACATGGTGTCAGTATCCTGTCTCGACAACTCACTCTATAGTTGGGGCTCTAATAGGTGTGGGGCTTATGGAGGGCGGTTTAAGAGCTATACACTGGGGAAAGTTAGGGTTTATTGTTATGAGCTGGATTGTATCGCCCGTTTTTGCTGGGGTGGTAGCTTTTCTTATATTTGTTTCTATCAGAAGACTCATTCTTAGAAGTTACGATGTGTTTGATCAGACGGTAAAGTGGAGTCCGTTATTTGGAGGTATTACTTTCTTTGTTGTTTTGGTTTCTATCTTTTTAGGGACTTCCTTTGGAGCCAGGTTTAAGTATGTTGCATCTGTAGGGGTGCTAGTTGCATTAATCGTCGCTATCTCGGTTGGATTTGCAATTCAAATTTGGGCTAAAAGGATGCTCAAAGCCGGCACTAAAACAGGAAATCCCGCTGAGGACGTTTTCCGTAAGCTTCAGATCTTTACTGCCTGTTATGTAGCCTTTGCCCATGGAGCTAACGATGTGGCTAATGCTGTAGGGCCTCTTGCAGCTATTTATGCCATATACAAAACGGGCATGATAACCTCCAAAACTGTAGTTCCCTTCTGGATGCTTGCTATTGGAGGAGGATTCATCGCTTTGGGGGTTTTTATGTGGGGCCACAAAGTGATTGAGACAGTTGGTCATAAGATAACCGAGCTGAACAATACTAGAGGTTACGCCGTAGATTTTGGAACTGCTACTTCAGTGCTTGTTGCATCAAAATTGGGGCTTCCCGTTTCCACCACCCACGCTGCCGTTGGAGCTGTGGTAGGGGTAGGCCTTGCGGGTGGTATGGCTGCTGTAGATCTAGGAGTCGTATGGCGTATTATATCATACTGGGTGGCAACCATCCCCCTTTCAGCCATTCCGGCGATGATCATTTTTAAGCTTCTAAAATTCATCTTTTTGTAG
- the priA gene encoding primosomal protein N', with translation MIFLHVQLLDATETILTYSLEDRKEPDWDLRGCRVLVPIGRHHRLGLVLDVSAEEPSGITTKPIIAILDSQPVLPQDLINLCRRISSYYLYPLGLTLLMALPEPLRRKPPKKPQTLRTTKAAVLLCSPEDIKDRAFDEGLKELFARYPSGLPLSRIREYLKKDSNRFIVKAKKKGWIDVILVPDEDVLESHFSQTIETSVPEQLTADQARIIEKAVIALTKSSFAPYLLYGVTGSGKTEIYLRLAEKALAMGKSALVLAPEIALITQLEAIFRNRFGELLAVWHSGLSPQVRLSQWEALLKGKKKVALGTRSAVFLPIQNCGLIIVDEEHDPSYKQEDRMRYNARDVALMRAQMLQIPILLGSATPSLQSYHNAREGRYGLFTITQRVHGQPLPEIEVIDMRRERSPRIFSKRLREALEETFAKGLQALLFLNRRGYSPCVLCRSCGYVATCRRCSIPLTYHVDEQNLRCHYCGFSMEKLQICPMCEKNVLLYLGFGTEKVENEIKKILPQAQIARIDRDVIKNMKDLVSVLNQVRQGKVHIIIGTQMITKGHDFPMLSLTGVINADVALALPDLRSGELTAQQLLQVSGRSGRRDSIGRVIIQTYNPYHYVIESATKGDYSLFCEKELESREKLLYPPYARMARIICESTDMQKAYDSVYSLADFMRETVRNVDQESCVIIGPAPAPSFKLRDRYRWHILLKAKQSGLLTEFLEKVWHSNLVDRLRRKVRVIVDRDPVTCL, from the coding sequence ATGATCTTTCTCCATGTCCAGCTTCTCGATGCAACAGAAACCATCCTTACTTACAGCCTCGAAGATAGAAAAGAGCCGGATTGGGATCTTCGAGGCTGTAGAGTTCTTGTTCCCATAGGCCGCCATCACAGGCTTGGACTGGTGCTGGATGTAAGTGCCGAAGAACCATCGGGTATCACTACCAAACCGATAATAGCAATCCTTGATTCGCAACCAGTTTTACCTCAAGACTTGATAAACCTGTGCCGACGCATTTCCTCATATTACTTGTATCCGCTTGGACTCACATTACTAATGGCACTTCCCGAGCCACTTCGCAGAAAACCCCCTAAAAAGCCCCAAACTTTACGAACAACAAAAGCAGCCGTGCTTTTATGCTCACCAGAAGACATAAAGGATAGAGCCTTCGACGAAGGGTTGAAAGAACTCTTCGCAAGATATCCATCAGGACTTCCCCTGTCCAGAATTCGAGAATATCTCAAGAAAGATTCGAATCGTTTTATCGTTAAAGCCAAGAAAAAAGGCTGGATCGATGTAATATTGGTTCCAGATGAAGATGTGCTGGAATCGCACTTTAGCCAGACAATTGAAACGTCTGTGCCCGAACAACTTACTGCAGATCAGGCAAGGATTATTGAAAAAGCCGTAATAGCTCTAACGAAAAGTTCTTTCGCACCCTATTTGCTTTACGGAGTTACAGGAAGTGGAAAAACGGAGATTTACCTGCGCCTTGCTGAAAAAGCCTTAGCAATGGGGAAATCAGCGCTTGTGCTTGCTCCAGAGATAGCTCTCATTACCCAACTCGAAGCCATATTCAGAAACCGTTTCGGTGAATTACTTGCTGTGTGGCACAGCGGACTTTCTCCCCAGGTGAGACTATCTCAGTGGGAAGCTCTTCTAAAGGGCAAGAAAAAAGTTGCGCTGGGAACAAGATCCGCCGTCTTTTTACCCATACAAAACTGCGGGCTTATAATAGTCGATGAAGAACACGATCCATCCTACAAACAGGAAGACCGCATGCGTTACAACGCTCGCGATGTGGCTCTTATGCGCGCTCAAATGCTACAAATTCCTATCCTGCTAGGATCTGCTACTCCTTCTCTTCAATCCTATCACAACGCCAGAGAAGGGCGTTACGGGCTTTTTACAATCACTCAAAGAGTCCACGGACAACCTCTTCCGGAAATAGAAGTGATTGACATGAGACGTGAACGCTCTCCAAGGATATTCTCGAAGCGACTCAGAGAAGCTCTGGAGGAGACTTTTGCCAAGGGTTTACAGGCGCTTCTTTTTTTGAATCGCCGGGGCTACTCACCTTGCGTGCTCTGTAGATCCTGTGGTTATGTGGCCACCTGTCGGAGATGTAGTATCCCGCTAACTTATCATGTTGATGAACAAAATCTCAGATGCCATTACTGCGGTTTCTCAATGGAAAAATTGCAGATCTGTCCCATGTGTGAAAAAAACGTTCTACTCTATTTAGGCTTTGGAACAGAAAAGGTCGAAAATGAAATCAAGAAAATCCTGCCCCAGGCTCAAATCGCAAGAATAGACCGGGATGTTATAAAAAATATGAAAGATTTGGTTTCAGTCCTGAATCAAGTTAGACAAGGTAAAGTGCATATCATTATTGGAACTCAGATGATTACCAAGGGGCACGATTTTCCTATGCTCTCACTAACCGGGGTTATTAACGCTGATGTAGCTTTAGCACTTCCGGACCTTCGCTCAGGAGAATTGACGGCTCAACAACTGTTGCAGGTTTCGGGAAGATCCGGACGGCGAGACTCTATCGGGAGAGTTATAATACAAACCTACAACCCATACCATTATGTTATTGAATCAGCCACTAAAGGTGATTACTCACTATTTTGCGAGAAAGAACTAGAGTCTCGGGAAAAACTTTTATACCCACCTTACGCGAGAATGGCTAGAATCATCTGTGAATCAACCGACATGCAAAAAGCTTATGATAGTGTTTACAGTCTTGCCGATTTCATGAGAGAAACGGTCAGGAATGTGGATCAAGAAAGCTGTGTAATAATTGGTCCTGCTCCTGCTCCATCTTTTAAGCTGAGAGATCGATACAGGTGGCATATTCTTCTAAAAGCCAAACAAAGTGGGCTCCTTACGGAATTTCTGGAAAAGGTCTGGCACAGCAATTTAGTCGACAGGTTAAGGAGAAAAGTTCGAGTTATAGTTGATCGAGATCCTGTAACCTGTCTGTAG